In Falco naumanni isolate bFalNau1 chromosome 15, bFalNau1.pat, whole genome shotgun sequence, the DNA window CCTCAAAACAGCAGttcttttttccaagttaaGACTCAAAAACATATCACACCTACTTATACTGTTTAATTTCTCCCTCAGACTAATTCTCTGCTCAAAGATGTGGATCAGAGCATCCAAATGGTCCCTGAATGGTTTAGGTCCTCCTCTTGTTTCCAAGGTCTTCTGCATTCCTGAAGGGaagtattaatttaaaatatgtaccTAAAAGTAGGagacagctgaagaaaaaaaccacaaaccaaagcccccaaaaaaacaaacccaagacaaACAGAATCTTAACCATCTTGTTTAAtgttgtacaaaaaaaaattggtgaGTATTACaatgaaagcaattaaaacaatgATACCACATCGCCATCCTACTAACTAAACAGTTGATACTCACTTCTCTATTCATACAATAGAAAGTTTAGTGGCCTTCAGGAAAagaatgacataaaaaaaaaaatccttgtgtcACACGTATTCTTTTCTCTAGGTTTTAAAGCTGTGCTCACAGAGACGGCTTCTATCAGACTCTCCAGGTATACAGGAATTCAGTTGTAAATAAAGTTGAACCTAAAATTAAAAGGATTATACCAAGTGAggaattttaattcttttaagtGACATTCTTGAATAAGTAACCAAATGTTTTGTTGGTGCTCCTGACAAGCTTCCACCTGCCAGaacaaaagtgtatttttcagtaagaCAGCTTTACTGCATAGCAGAAAGCATCATTTTAACAGCCAATCCTATGCTCACATTGCACGACTGCATCTTAAGGTTGccaaagaacagatttattAACATTTCACCCCTTAAGAAAACTTCACAGATAGTAAAATACCAGCGAGAGTTACCTTCCCCCATCAGCAACTCTGccacagcttttctgctgtCGGGGCCAACCTTATATAGTCCAAGGGCAACAAACAGACATACTCAACAGTCTTCTCAACTGTTTTTCCCAACAAACAGCGTCCACACACTGAAAGCAAGCATCTATCTCAAATGCCTGATGTCCAGCCTTGGGATGGCTCTGTTGCACTGGTACCAAACTGCTGTTTGGCTGCATGATAGCCCGTCTTCTGCTGGTACTCAGGAGAAAGTATCTGCTGTCTTTAGAGCAGGGGGAAATGGAATCCCCCGTAGCTACAACTGCCAAAACTGGGGCTagatgggaggaaaaaacccagcacgATACAAGCCTATTATGGGCAACACCAGCACTGACATTCTGCTAACAGATTTCTCATCAGAATAGGTGGATGACAGAACTACTTTCCCAAGTAAGGGTCGACAGGCAGCAGGATGCCAGCATTCCTGAATATTTGCTGAAGTAACAGAAACCAGTGAGACCAGCGAGCTCTGGAGACCCGAGGTGCAAGCCACAGTCAGGTAAGAAGGCCAAAGAGCATGTAcatcaggaaaaggaaggaaaaatacggCTGTCCCTACAGATACTTGTGTTGAAGATGCTACACGTTATAAACCCTACTTCATGGAGcctgaaaaaacccaccacgTGCAGTCAGCACAAAGCTGCGATAATGTGCACACCTAACTGTGCTTCAAACATGCAACTTGGTTTCTACTCTCACACTGTACTGCTGTTCCTCAGCCTGTGCACAGCTTCATCCTCACTATCTTTCACATCTTCCTTTGCTACAACTGCTAGATAGGACTTTGATGCTAGCAAGTTGTGATCAGTGCCTCTAAACTGTCCACTACCTCTCACCTGAGGCAGATTCTAAGCTCTCTGAGATAGCTGCAACCTTTTTGAGTTGGTTCCTGTAGTGCCTAGCCTGGCTCTGGCGTCCTGCAGCAAATGTGCTCCCAAGAACTATAATACAAGTAAATTATAATGTACCTGCTCAAAAGTTGAGGAAGGCTGGAAATAATGGGTCCATATCCTGGTGCGTTGTCATAGAGCTCAAACAACGGTGCAGCAACCAGCTTGTAATTTTTTGGGACTGCGAACAAAGCTAAACCCAAATACAAGTGgattaataagaaaaaacttCCACAAGTTCAGCCAAGGTATCACCACCCCCGACACACCTAAGAGCAAGATCACTACCTATAGCAGGTTTATCCATTTTCTATTTCAATATGGGGGTCCTATGCCTGTACAGAGACTGATGCAGGAGCAGGAATGAGAATTTACTAGAAACTCACATTCAAAGGATCACCTACCTGTAAAACTGATGTCGACGTTTAACTTTTTTAGTATTAACTATAAACAACTGCAAGCATATGAACACAAACTGGCTACCACGTTTCCTTCTGTGAAATGCAAGCATTTAGACATAAATACAATCCTTCAGACATAAATACAATCCTTCACTGCAAACAAACACTTACCCTTTTCTTGAAGCTGGAccaagaaaagctttttgtgctcttttggttttgtaatatGAGCTGGGATATAGGgatactggaagaaaaaaaataaaaattggttGTAcagagttttgaaaatattgtgcAATCTTAAGTGCTACTTTATAAATTATCAAGCACTGTGCAAGCTTTCAAAGTGTCATATACTGTTCTTTCACTGCCCCAAGTATGGAAAACCACTTTTAGAAGAAAGTACTCTGAAAGGAACACTGTTGCTGTCACAAATATTGACAGGATCTGAAGcgttggaagaagggttcgccggagtcaagaagacgctcaatatgagttatgcatcttgctcaactttattagtttctaacactacttatatagaaccgatacacatgcatattcgtaaagcagaaatataattggttagtagtctctaaacacgtgcggttctcacacccctaattatcatgactaaaataagcattctatccatgtggctaattgtgttgctgtgcttcagccatgtagtttgttactccctattttcccataccggtccctctctttcttggccctgcacctgctttcccagcagctgtatcttgttacagccacggcctgttggcacaacataattacttggtcccaggattcaagaatagctcaaggctacctttcttgttaacttcagcacagcaacttcagtacaattctgattacaggcctattctaataccaggcctggattgtgcagatcttcagagattctaaggccatgcttctgcagccattcttctacactGAAGATGTGCCAATAATcattaacaattaaaataacCCAGTAAGATGGAAACACCTAACAGCAAACTGAGCAAGCATTCTCAGTATTAAAGCATTTAGAAATAGGGTAGCGAGACAAATTTATTCGCAGGGTTTCTGTTCCACATGCAGCAGTGCAAGTTTCCATTGTGGCTACAACTGGAATTTAAATGCTGTGCCTGACTCAGCAGAGGACTGGAAGCTGTGATATCCAGTGGTTCCTCATCCAGCAGGATGGATCAGAGGAGGGAGACAGGagttaccaggaaaaaaaaaaaagtttgcagtTTCTCCTCAGCCACAGAAAGGAGATGAAACAggtaaaaaccagaaaaactaaCTGCTTGTGCAGCAGGTACTCAACAAGCCCAACCGGCAGGTTAAAGGGGTTTGGAAGTACAATCAATACTTGACTGAAGAAGATGAATCTCAACATGAGTACTCACCTGTGGAGGTTCAAAGTTCGGTCTCCACCAGTTACCAATGCAGTCATCAATCACCCAGTCTTGCTGAACACCATCCTGACGACCCAGTATCTACCAAAACCACCGTTACAGTCAAAACTCTTAACCACCCaagtcaatattttttttacaaaacatatACTGGAAGCATGAAGACTTGCTGTCATAAGGGTCTGATGTAATTTAGAACTGCTCTGGAACAGCTTTTAATAGAATTTTAGAGCATTTTGGTATAAAGTGACATTTTTTAGTAAAAGCCTCACCTGATGGGACAAGGACACTTTAGGGAGCATTTCAAATTCCATGCTGTATTCAGCTGAACTGAGTCCTGTCAGACCAGTGGAAAGAATGAAATGCATTGTTATGCTATCTGACAGAATTAATTTAGGTTACTCAGAGAGCATGGAAGGTTAATTGGTGCATTGGGAAGACTATCTCAAAGGCAAGTCCTCATCAGTTCTGTCTCACAACCTATTTTACTGCCCATCTTCACACTCATTTGCCTGAAGCCAgccaaaaaagcaaagctgcaaaTGAACACAGGACATGAGCAGCAGGTAGGAGGTCAGCCACTACACTACTCCATCACACTCGTGATGCAGAGGAACCAAAATTTACTGCTTGATTTGTTCACTACCCAAGAACATCGCAAAAGCATCAAAATAACAGAAGCAGTAAGGAGACTAATGCTTTGCCTCCTTCTATTAACTCTAAAATAATCCAACATTCCAGTATGGCAacataacaaaagaaaacagacctCTGTCATTAAGCGTTTGAGCCCTTCTACCTCATCTTCTCCTGGATTGAGTTCACCACCAGGTCTGTTGAAATAATCAATAATGAAAGCTAAAGTtatgttttattgcattttccGACTTTCACAGGTAAGTTTGGATGTGCTTCCAGGCCAAGAATTACAAATTCACTCAAGGCTCGTAGGTCAGAAGTTCCAAATCTAACTTTGCTGAATTTGAAGAATGTTAATTTGATAGCCGGCACCAAAACCACGAGTAAAAAGGCTATTGTATGTCCCTTATAAAAAATAGCTATTAGATAAAATACTTTAACATCATCAGGAAAAACTGTAACAATATAGATGATAGTAACTGGGTCACTTAAAAGGTAGTTTTAACAACAGTATAAACGCACCAGAAGTTGAAGAAAGAGTTGTAAGCACtgactgtatttgtttttatctcaatAACAGCACTCACTGAAACAcacaggaagcagaaaataaaactcatgTGGGGAACTATCCTACATTTGATACAAggttaatgaaaaaaactaaaaccacaTTTTCATCATTATGGTTTTGCAAAAATTTTAGAGTCTAGCCCATTTTGTCCACACATCCCCCAAATCAAGATGTCAAAGAGGAATTTGGGTATAAAATTAGATTttacacgcacacacacaaaattgaGAACAAAcaatataaatgttaaaaacGTAAGAGCAAGAACACAAGCCGGCCCATCcggttttaaaaagaaaacaagcaccACCACTGTCACTGTGCCCATATGATCCAAACACTAAAACTTCACTCTGGCAGCGAGAACTGAGACGAACTGAAGGAATTTTCCCAAATTTACGTGCCTGTCTTTCTTCCTGTCCCCAGCTCACCCAGTAGTTTGTAAACACGTATCATTCTGCATTTACTGGGGTTTATTCCTTGAGCTCCACTTCACCGTTTTTGTGGTGCAAGCATATTTAAGCGTAACAGCTTTCACAATGTAAGTACAACACACTAACTACTGATAATGAGTTTTAAACAGGGTATTACCATAGTGATGCGCTGTTTAAGATTTCCAGTCGGTTCCACACAAAGTCACCCCACTCAGGAGCAGTCAGGCAAATATACTTTAGATGAAAACCCCACCATTCAAGAAAAGTTTTCCCAGACTGTCTTTGCAGGAAATGAATCACATTCAAAACACCCATCGGTCAGCCACACTTTAACCTCTAGCCTGTCTGTTTAGCAGATCATGACAATAAAGTTAAACTGAAAGTTACATTCAAAAAACAGATACTTACAGCTTGAAAAAAGTTGTACCCAGCTGCAGTAACAGGACATGGGGCAGCCTGTGCTCGTGTACAATCAGAACCCCTTCCACTGTCCGCCTCATGCCAATCTTGTCAAACTCTTCCCTCATGCGCTGAAACCGAGCTGCCACGGAACTGTCCTTCTCGTACAGGGGTTCCTTGGTACCGAATGTATAATTTGTCAGAGGATACCTATATGAGGGGTGAAAAAAGATAACGTTACCACATAAGAAATCTAAATTTAAATCACTATGACGCAGCATCTACCCTGAGGAAAAACCTTCTGTGCTTGACCAAACGGGTAACACACTTGGCACTGGGCTAGAAGTTCTTGTTTGTGACTTACGGGGCTCCTATCACAGTAAGATCTGCACCACGATACACAGAGACGCAGAAAGTCCTGCTGATGAACACGCTAGTGCAGATTCAAAGAAGGAAAGGCGGCCAGAAGAACCAGCAGCAACTGTTACTCAGTAGCCACCCTCTTTGATCTCCACACCGCAGAGAAAAGGCAGCTGAGCTTCtgagaggagctgggaaagggacagaagagaaaagctctgctgggaaggaaggaagctgcACAGGACAGCGTTTTTGGTTTGgctattttttcctgcagaagtaCTGAAGAGCCCAAAAACTCAAGTGTtagaagtggttttgttttgaagtgggAAATCAGACATCTGGATCACAGAAGAAGAGAAATGCTGAGTGTCTAAGTGCAGGGCCAGGAGCCTGGGGTAAGAGCAAGAGTTTAAGCAGATCACTCTGTATGGCTAGGTGCTGGACCTGTGCATTCTCTCATGGTAGTATGGTGGAAATTGAGATCTCTCCAGGTAAGAGGGGCTAAAAACAGTCAGAAGAGAAAGGTTAGGCAAGAAATTGGTCAGTCCTAGAGCGCACAGAGGGCAATGGGAGAACGTTACTGTACAGCAAAATCCAAGTAACACAAAGATCTGACAGCATGAGGCCTGGAGGAAGATAGGATCACCCAGCTAAGtgaaaaagggagaggaaaatgggTTCCAGGCAGAGCAGTCACACGTTACCATCACGGTTTTATTAACTTGCGGCATAAAGCAACTGAATTAATAGAATAAACAGCAGATTTCACAGAGAATGCTTTCCTTGTGAAGCACCTTGTCATTTATTCTTTCCCCATTACTTATCTGTGTCAAATTTAAGTTGCATACACTCTTCCCCCCCAAAATTCCCCCACCCCTgaatttttcctcctgttttacAGTGGCAAAGTCACAAGCCAGTGTTAGAGCCCTTTCAGAAGTAAGGCAAAACAACCAGTTTCCTAACTGCATATTCATTTATTAGCAAACTCCCCGACTTCCACTTATAGCCGAGAAcatctacatttctttttaatttccccTTTTAGATACACGAATAGCTTTATTAATAACCTTCTATGCTAACCCATACTTTACTAATGTGGGTACATTAATCTGTACATCAAAACTCTTCGCTGATacttcaaaaaacccaaaaaaatcaTTGCTCATAACACAGCTTCCTGCTGAGTCTTTTCTTCAGAACcattataaaaatattccaaTCTCTGAAATACACGTTTGAACTTCCACAAGACTCTTAACTGTGAATAAACTCagctaaaccaaaaaaaccccaccccatGAATCTGCGATTAATAGCTAAAATTGAGTATCACTTGTTACACTTAACATTTGCTGTTTCTGGAACTTGACAGATGTACTCAGTGAAGAACACATCCATCAGTTTACTGGAAGAAGCTAAAGCATATGGtttctcacagaaaacaaataaatatttattagcaaATAGTTTGTATCTATGACAGAAGTAAAGTTTTCTCCAGATTTTATTTCGCATTTCACTTACAACGCCTGCACCAGACCATCGGCAACCAC includes these proteins:
- the NUDT21 gene encoding cleavage and polyadenylation specificity factor subunit 5, which translates into the protein MSVVPPNRSQTGWPRGVNQFGNKYIQQTKPLTLERTINLYPLTNYTFGTKEPLYEKDSSVAARFQRMREEFDKIGMRRTVEGVLIVHEHRLPHVLLLQLGTTFFKLPGGELNPGEDEVEGLKRLMTEILGRQDGVQQDWVIDDCIGNWWRPNFEPPQYPYIPAHITKPKEHKKLFLVQLQEKALFAVPKNYKLVAAPLFELYDNAPGYGPIISSLPQLLSRFNFIYN